GCCCTCACGCCCTTGCCCAAGCGCGAGGAGGCCGCCCCCAAGCCCAAGCCCAAGCGCGTCCGAAAGCCGGTGAGCGACGATGGCACGGTCGATCCCTTTGCCAACTAGGCGCGTCCTCTGGGTGCTGCCTCTCGCGGCGATGCTCTCGCTGCCTCCGGTGGCGCGCGCGGAAAAGGCGGAAACCCAGGCCAAGGCGCTCTTCAAGGCCGCCCAGAAGGCATACGACCTGGGCAACTTCGACGAGGCGCTGAAGGACTACACCGCCGCGTACGACGCCAAGCCGCTGCCGGGCTTCCTCTTCAACATCGCCCAGTGCCACCGCCAGCGCGGCGAGTACGAGCGCGCGGCCTTCTTCTACAAGCGCTTCCTGGACACGGCGCCCAAGGCCGCCGCGGCGGAGACGGCCCAGAAGCTGCTCGCCGAGGTGCAGGCCAAGCAGGCGGAGCTCGACAAGCAGAAGCAGGCCGAGGCCGACGCCAAGCGCCAGAAGGATCTCGACGAGTCTCGGGCCGCGGCCGCGCGCGCCGAGGCCGACGCGGCCACCAAGCGGCAGGCCGCGCTCCAGGCCCAGCAGAGCTTCGACGCGCGCAAGGCCGCCGAGGCCCGCGCGTCGCACCCGGGCAATGGGCTCGCGGCGAGCGCGCCGACGGCAGCGGTCGAAGAGTCGCCGCCGGCGTACAAGCGCTGGTGGTTCTGGACCGGCATCGGCGCGGCCGTCGTCGCCGGCTGCGCCACCGCCTATGTGGTCACCCTCCCTCGCGCGCCGGACGGCTCGCTCGGCACCATCAACGCCCGCTGATCCATGAACCGCTCTGTGCTCCGACAGCTCGCGTTCGTCGCTGCCGCGCTCGCGCTGGTGAGCTGCAACAGGCTGCCCGGCCGCGACACGCTGCTCACCGTGAAGGTGGACTTCTCGGGCAACGTCGATCAGCTCGAGTTCACCGGCGACGCCCCCAACCGGCACGTCTTCGGCCCCACCGCGCGGCCCGATCCGGCGGGCACCGCTCTGACTTCGCCGCAGACGGTGCTCGTGCAGCTCCCGGGGGATCTCGACGGGCTGGACTTGACGGTGAACGTGCGCGGGCTCTGGCACGGTGAGCCGGTGGCGCTGGGCTCGGGGGTGCAGCACGTGACGAGCGGGACGGCGATGACGCTCGAGCTCGGGCTGAAGCCGTTCGCGAGCGATGGCGGCAGCGTCGACGCGGGCCCAACGGATGCCGGTCCCACCGATGCCGGTCCCACCGATGCCGGACCTGCGGATGCCGGTGAAGACGCCGGATTCGACGGCGGCTCGGACGCTGGACTCGACGCCGGGGTCGATGCGGGAGAAGACGCCGGGTTCGATGGGGGTGACGATGCGGGATGCACCGGCTGCACCGGCTGCTGCAACAGCGGCACCTGCGTCACGTCCGCCTTCCCGGTCTGCGGCGTGAGCGGTGATGCGTGCACCGCCTGCAATGCCATGACCGCAGACGGCTGCGATGCCGGGACCTGCGCCTGCGGCGCCGGGCCGGCATGCGGGAGCGGCGCGTACTGCGACGGAGGCGCATGCATCCACGCGTGCAATCCCCTCACCTGCCCGAACGGCTGCTGCACCGCGCTGGACACCTGCGACACCTCGGGCTCCTCGTCCGCGTGTGGCGTCCACGGCATTGCTTGCGCGACCTGCGAAGATGGCGGCGCCTGCAGCGGTGGCGTCTGCGCACACTGCCAGGCCACCTGCGGTTGGTGCTGCAACGGCGAATCCTGTGAGCCACCGTCGACATCGGCGTGCGGCGCCACCCCCGGCGCCGTCTGCGACGCGTGCGATCCCTTCACGGCCGATCAGTGCACGACCACCGGTTGCTCCTGCGCCGGCTCGACGCCCTGCACCGGGGCCACGCACTGCGTGGCCGGAGTGGGGTGCCAGTGCGACAGCGTGACCTGCCCCAATGGCTGCTGCGACGCGAATGGTGCCTGCAAGAACGGCACGACCAACGCGGTTTGCGGCATGGGCGGCAACGCCTGTCAGCCGTGCACGGCCCCCGCGAAATGTGTCAGCCAGGCCTGTTTCACGTGCGACGCCACGACCTGCGCCGGCTGCTGCGACAGCAACGGCGTGTGCAACCCGGGCGATCAAAAGGCTGCGTGCGGGCTGGGCGGCAACGCCTGCTCCAAGTGCAACGGCAGCCACAGCTGCACCGACGCGGGAACCTGCGCTTAGATCGACTTGAGCTTGGCGGCCTCGGCCTCGATGCGCTCGGTGAACGGCTTCGCGTCGAGGAAGGTCAGCTCGGCGTCGCCGAGCTTGATCGTGTTCCCCGACGAGAGCGGACTCCACACGTTGGGGGCGAGGAGCTTGCCGTTGAGGTGGCACGCCTTCGTCTCCGAGCACGACTTCACTCGCCACGCCTCGGCCTGACGCTCGAGCTCCAGGTGCTTTCGGGACACCGTGGCGTCGGGGATGACGATGTCGTTCTCCGGCGCGCGGCCCACGGCGAGCGCCGGGCGCCGGGCGTCGAGGATGAGCTCGAAACAGAGCGCGTCACCCTTGCTGGGCTTGGCCTCGCCGGCGGGCGTGGGCAGCCGCGTCACGCTCGCGGCGCTGTCCGTCGACGGCGCGCGCCACGCTCCCGGCTCCCAGACCAGCCAGGGGTTGGGATACCGATCCTGAAATTTGGCCTTGAGCGCGAGCTTCTGGCGCACCAGCAGCGAGCTCATGAAGGCGCGGACCATGTCCTCCCCCGGACAGCGCACACCTCTTGACACATTGCCACGGCGTCTGCTCGCGCGAAAGCGAGTCATCTTCCCGCTCACCCAGTGACCACCGCGAAGCGCCACCGCGCGACCCGCGACGAGTAGCGTCGACGACCCGATTCCACTGGCAGTCCGGGTGCTCCTCACATCAGATCGCCCTCTGCTTTCGCCAATTTGGATGCGACCCGGGAACTCCCGTGGCCGCGCGGCCAGGTGTCCGAGGGCGGGGGGCTTCCTGCCCACTCGGGGACCTCCCTATGCTCAGCAGATGCCCGTCGGTTCCGGAGCGAGGAAGAAACCGCTGACCGCGAACGACGAGCAGGATCTCAGTTCGATTTCACGCTTCCTGGATGGTGACCCGAGCGGCTTCGAAGAGCTCGTCCGGCGCCACTCACCGGGCGTGAACGCGTTCTGCGCGCGAGCCGTGGGGACCGCGGTGGGCGAGGAGCTCGCTCAGGAGGCGTTCGCGCGCGCATACCGCGCGTTGCGTGACTCCGACAGCGTGGTGCACTTCCGTCACTGGGTGTACCGGGTGGCGCAGAACCTCTGCCGCGACGAGCTCAAGTCAAACCGGCCTCGAGAGTCCACGCACGCGAGTCTGGACGCCTGCGAGCAGTCCATCAGCGCGGAGCCGCAGCCCCATGAGCGCGCGAGCTTCCGACAGGTGCTCAGCGCCCTCGGGAAGGCCCTCGATCAGCTGGAACCCATGTACCGCGAGCCGTTCGTGCTCTGGCATGTCGAACACGTGCCCTACACGGCCATGGCCGAGATCCTGGGTGGCGACGTCGGTCTCATGAAGGTTCGCGTGCACCGCGCGCGCGAACGGCTGCGCGAGATGCTGGGGCCGATGCTGGACGAGGATTAACGGGTGACACCGCTTACCTCGGGGACGGAGTGCCCCCCGGCTCTAGAGCCCTGGTGCACGGCTGGTTCCCGTCTCCAGGCCACTCGTGGCGTGAGCCGCGGGGTCGCTCTCTCGCACGCCACGGCGTCCCCGCCACTGGCAGCGACGCGCGCGGCGCCCCGCCTCCAGGCCGGAGGCGAGGCGCCGCGGGTCCATCCGACCTCTCAGCCCGGTTGGCTCGTCACTTCGCGACCGGCCCCTGTCCGAGGTCGAGGACCGCCTTTTGGACGCCCATCCCATTTCCGAAGAGCGGCTCCGCATGAGGATCCCGCTCTCCGCGGATCAGCTCCCAGCCGCCCTTGGGGTCGAGGTTCATGGGGTTGGCGGTGCCCAGGTAGATGTGCTTCTGGTCCGTGGCCATGGTGCGGATGCCGTAGTTGCGGTTGTTGCCCAGGCCCGTCAGCGACTCGGCCTCTGCCGGGCTGTCGCAGCCCTCGAAGCGGAAGAGGTCGGCGCCCTCGCGCGGCAGGCGGGTGCCCAGGTGCCGCATGAAGAGCCCCTCGGCGGTGTTGGGCGCGAACGGCGCGGCGTCAGGCGTCGGCGAGAGGAGCGACTCGATGCCCACCCGCGCCACCTGGCTCCAGTCGAAGGTGCCCAGATAGAGCTGATGGTCGAAGACGGTCATGCTCCAGGTGTACGCATTGAAGAAGTTGCCCACGCCGGACGCACCGAAGACGGGACGCTCGTGCTTCGGGTTCTCGTGAAAGGCGTCGAAGGCGATGGTGTAGCTCTTGGCCTCCGGGTCGTAGCGGGGCAGGTATCGCTCGCCGTAGAGGATCTTGATCTTGGGCTTCCGGGTGTCGAGGTCGTCGCCCTGGAAGACCTCGATGGAGCGGTGCGAGCCCAGCGCCGTCGCCAGGAGCTCATCGGGGTCGAGGGTGCCGTTGCCGTTGGTGTCGAGGTTGATGACATGCGCGTTGTGCAGCGCGATCGCGGCCTCCGTGGCCACGAAGGGCACGTGCATGGTCCCCCAGTAGAGCTTGCCGTCGAACGACGCGATGGCGCCGCCACCGGTCGTCGCCGCAGCCACCGGGTCCGGGTCGTAGTCGCTGAACGAGGAGATCTTCACCCACTTCTCGGCGTCGCTGCCGTCGAGCCCGTTGCAGCCCAGCTCCGGGCTCCGGTACAGGCCCGCCACGCGCGGGGTGAGCCCCGAGGGGTTGCCGCTGAAGGTGAGGGGCCAGGTGGTCACGTAGAGGCGGCCCTGGTGGACGGCCAGGTTGGACGCCTCGGTATCGAGGTGCCCCACCTCCTCGAAGTTGAAGAGCTCGGTCGGGTTGGTGCTCTTGTGGCCCCGCCACCGGAGCACGCTTCCGCCGGGCGCGGTGTTGCTGGTCACGTTGCTGTTGAGCACACCGGCATAGAGGACCCCCTGGTCGACCACCCAGGTGCGGATGTCGCCGTATGCGGGGAGGTTCTTCGCGCCGAGGAGTGCGCCCGTCGACGCGTCGAAGGCGAACATGTTGATGCCGCCCAGCGCAGACGGCCCGGCGAGAAAGACCACGCCGTCGGCGGTGCCCGCCGAGCGGAAGCCAATGGTGGACCTGCGCAGGAGGTCAGCGGGGCCAGGGGGCGGGTTGAGCGGGACGAGGCTCTCCGCGCCCAGGTCGTAGCGGAAGAGATTGGGCGCCCGGAAGTCTCCCGTCTTCGAGGCGCTGGAGCCGAACTCGCAGACCCACTCATTCGTGACTTGCGGCGAGGCGGCGCCCAGGAACCCGCTCTCCACCAGGCAGAGCGTGTTGGCCACGGTGCCGAACCACAGCGAGCCCTTGGTCCGCGTGAGGCCCCACACGTAGGCGTCGTTCACCTTGGGCATGCCCGTGCTGCACGGCGGCTTGGTGATGGGCTGGCCCACGCCGTTGAAGCACTCGTCGGGCTGGGCCTTAGCGAGCAGATCGCGGTCCAGGACCCGCTCCATCTCCACCCGGTGATCGTGGTCGGCGAGGAAGCGCGTGCTCACCCAGAACGCGGTGAGCTTCGCCACGTTGGCCGCGTCGCCCTGCAGGGGGAGCAGCTCAGGGTTGTCCACACCCTGGTCTGACTTGAACAGGTCGCCCGCCCCCTCGGAGACTGCCTCGCCCCGCGGGGCCTCCGCGGCGTTGCTGAGCCGCTCCGGCGGCGCACCTGCATTGCTGCATCCGGCCGCCAACAGGCATGCCGCGACCAACCGTCGCCACCATCCACCCTTCATGGTTTCACCCCTCTCCCTCCGAGCGACCATTCGCTCGCGACCGGGACGGAGAGCATGGGGTGGGCCAGCCCACAGGCCGCTCGGTGTGGAGGCGCCGACGGCCGCAACGCCTGCTTGGCCGCATGAGGAGCGTTGAAGGGCTCTGGCCGGTCGAACGGTCGTCGGGCAAGCGAGCGGCACGACTGCGCAGGTAGGGAACTGCGCTTCACCGGGTGTGTGGGTCGGGCGGCTGGGAGCGGTGCTCGCACAAGGGTCGACGCCTGGAACGCGCCGTGCTCGGCCGCTCGAGAAGGCCGCGGCCCCCAAGTCGAAGGTGCGGGGCGCGCCGGTTTGCCACGGGCGGGATTCGGGCTAACCGAGCAGCCCCAACGAGAGCAGTGCCCCGAGCAACCGGATCTCCTGCTCGGTCCGCGCGGGGAGATCGGTCGTGGCCAACCCGGTGGCTCCAGTACCAAGCTGGCGGACCAGGCGAAGCTCCGCGGGGCGCAACTTCAATGCGTCGAGCTGTGCGGTCGTCGCGCGCAGCTTGACCACCTTCTCGAGCATCGCGTGCACGAACCCGCTGGCGACCTCCAGCGGAACGTCCAACCGGAACGCCGCCAACATCGTTTCCGCGATGGGAAAGCGCACCGTGTGCTCGGTCGCTGCACTGCCCGCTTCGGCGACCGCCACCGGGCCGGGCGTCGAAAGCGCTCGGGCAAAGACCACGCGGACCTGCTCATCCAGCGCGGCGGCAAGATCGGGCGCGGTGATCAGCTCCTCGAGGATGAGGAGCTCGCCGAGCTTGACGTGAGAGGCTTTGGCCACCGCGCCGATGGAGCCGACCAGGTCAGGGTCGAGCTTGCCTCGGGCCGCCAACAAGTCTCCGAGCCGGTCCTCGGTGAACTCGGAGCGGGTGCCGACGAGACTGCCCGATTTCACCCAGAGCTCGCGCTTCGATCCCGGAGTTCCCACGGCAAGCACTTGCGCGACACCGGTGAGGTGGGCTTCGGCGAGGGACGCGAGCAGATCGCGATTGAATGGCGCTTCGGCCACGTGGACGTCCTGGCCCCCCAGCGCTCTCGACTCACCCAAGAATAGCGAAGCCTCGAACGCTCGCGCACGGCCGTCTTCTGAATGAGAGCCCAATGAGCATCGACGCGCTTTTCGGCCCAGACCTGATGCCCAGGTGACCTTCGACGATGCAGCAACGACCGTGAGATCCACCCAGTTGAGGACCGGGCCCCGCGACGGGCGTTCACAAGCGCGGCGTCGATGCGAGATCTTTCGGGCGATCCGCCCCGACGGCTCCGGGCGCTCAGGCTCACGCCAACGACGGGCCTGCCACGCCCCCTCTTGGGCTCTGCGCAAATCCCCATCAATCAGGGCCGGGTCGCGAAGGCCCTCCGCGAAGTAG
Above is a window of Deltaproteobacteria bacterium DNA encoding:
- a CDS encoding tetratricopeptide repeat protein — protein: MLPLAAMLSLPPVARAEKAETQAKALFKAAQKAYDLGNFDEALKDYTAAYDAKPLPGFLFNIAQCHRQRGEYERAAFFYKRFLDTAPKAAAAETAQKLLAEVQAKQAELDKQKQAEADAKRQKDLDESRAAAARAEADAATKRQAALQAQQSFDARKAAEARASHPGNGLAASAPTAAVEESPPAYKRWWFWTGIGAAVVAGCATAYVVTLPRAPDGSLGTINAR
- a CDS encoding FHA domain-containing protein, with translation MVRAFMSSLLVRQKLALKAKFQDRYPNPWLVWEPGAWRAPSTDSAASVTRLPTPAGEAKPSKGDALCFELILDARRPALAVGRAPENDIVIPDATVSRKHLELERQAEAWRVKSCSETKACHLNGKLLAPNVWSPLSSGNTIKLGDAELTFLDAKPFTERIEAEAAKLKSI
- a CDS encoding sigma-70 family RNA polymerase sigma factor; its protein translation is MPVGSGARKKPLTANDEQDLSSISRFLDGDPSGFEELVRRHSPGVNAFCARAVGTAVGEELAQEAFARAYRALRDSDSVVHFRHWVYRVAQNLCRDELKSNRPRESTHASLDACEQSISAEPQPHERASFRQVLSALGKALDQLEPMYREPFVLWHVEHVPYTAMAEILGGDVGLMKVRVHRARERLREMLGPMLDED